A genome region from Candidatus Hydrogenedens sp. includes the following:
- a CDS encoding site-2 protease family protein, which translates to MAERLLHILVQYICLLFCLSAHEAAHAAAADRFGDHTARMLGRLTLNPIKHADPLGTFILPLLMMITQFPFLFGWAKPVPVNVRNLRNPRVHQVFVAMAGPTANLLLALVFTFVLRLTVIINGITTPEEMFTSPACLVSISIVMINLVLLLFNCIPLPPLDGHHVLNYFLPPEGQRFLQQMGPFGLIIAITLGSRIISPPLQHIAGFLLAYGLTGFNIF; encoded by the coding sequence GTGGCTGAAAGATTATTACACATATTAGTTCAGTATATATGTTTATTATTTTGCCTTTCGGCGCATGAAGCGGCACATGCGGCGGCTGCGGATAGGTTTGGCGACCATACTGCTCGTATGTTGGGAAGGCTGACTTTAAATCCGATAAAACATGCAGACCCGTTAGGGACGTTTATTTTGCCATTATTAATGATGATAACCCAGTTTCCATTTCTATTTGGTTGGGCAAAGCCAGTTCCTGTTAATGTTCGTAATTTGCGTAATCCAAGAGTGCATCAGGTTTTTGTAGCAATGGCTGGTCCTACTGCGAATCTTTTGTTGGCTTTGGTTTTTACGTTTGTTTTGAGATTAACTGTGATTATAAACGGTATTACAACTCCTGAAGAGATGTTTACATCTCCTGCCTGTTTAGTATCTATTTCTATAGTAATGATAAATCTTGTCTTACTTCTTTTTAATTGTATTCCATTACCACCTTTAGATGGACACCATGTATTGAATTATTTTTTGCCCCCTGAAGGACAAAGATTTTTACAACAAATGGGACCCTTTGGATTAATTATAGCGATAACGTTGGGCTCAAGAATAATATCTCCACCGTTGCAACATATCGCAGGATTTTTACTTGCCTATGGGCTGACAGGTTTTAATATTTTTTGA
- a CDS encoding ATP:cob(I)alamin adenosyltransferase: MKKSYVTTKQGDKGKTKLPDGHWVLKDSEIIECLGSLDSLRVNLSYLRLQILQSDNPHKIFLSETLLWLIHCCFITGTQISDPSGVLVPSNHPRLSQKHLNQLEQWQAQLEEQLQLPRKFIASANNPISAYADIVTTVAREFERRLITLKKNQPETINEVFVPFYNRLSDFLFIIARILDNDNFNTVDYTLIQ; the protein is encoded by the coding sequence ATGAAAAAATCTTACGTTACAACAAAACAAGGAGACAAGGGAAAAACAAAATTACCTGATGGACATTGGGTTTTAAAGGATTCGGAAATCATTGAATGTCTCGGTTCTTTAGACAGTCTCCGTGTTAACTTATCATATCTTAGATTGCAAATTTTACAATCAGACAATCCACATAAAATATTCCTTTCTGAGACACTTTTATGGCTTATTCATTGCTGTTTCATAACTGGAACACAAATATCCGACCCTTCTGGTGTATTAGTTCCATCCAACCATCCTCGATTAAGTCAAAAACACTTAAATCAATTAGAACAATGGCAAGCACAATTGGAAGAACAACTTCAATTACCAAGAAAGTTTATTGCATCCGCTAACAATCCTATTTCTGCTTATGCAGATATAGTAACCACAGTAGCAAGAGAATTTGAACGTAGATTGATTACTTTAAAGAAAAATCAACCCGAGACAATTAATGAAGTATTTGTACCTTTTTATAATCGTTTGAGTGATTTTTTGTTTATCATTGCACGAATTTTGGATAACGACAATTTCAATACTGTGGACTATACACTTATCCAGTAG
- a CDS encoding PHP domain-containing protein: MSLIYADLHIHSVLSPCADREMIPEKIYKQLSKMGIHIFAICDHNSTKNVNAFYEYGKKYYPDILFIPGIEITTMEEVHILGLFEDLSIADEVGNVIRDSLVDIDNMPEFFESQNVIDMMGQKIDEEVKALYYATNYEVEEAVLTLKKYNALVIAGHIDRPSFSVISQLGFIPENLFDVLEISPVSVKNVLDKNEFKVRDVIYKVPEHIPLITSSDSHSVGEIGFVKTGFYIDSLTFNGLKEAIKRKPIMEVCQY, translated from the coding sequence TTGTCATTAATTTATGCAGATTTACATATCCATTCTGTATTATCTCCGTGTGCAGACCGTGAAATGATACCTGAAAAAATATATAAACAGTTAAGTAAGATGGGGATTCATATATTTGCAATTTGTGATCATAACAGCACAAAGAATGTAAATGCTTTTTATGAATATGGGAAGAAGTATTATCCAGATATACTATTTATTCCAGGTATAGAGATAACGACAATGGAGGAAGTGCATATCTTAGGGTTATTTGAGGATTTGAGTATTGCAGATGAAGTTGGAAATGTTATACGGGACTCGTTAGTAGATATAGATAATATGCCCGAGTTTTTTGAGTCTCAAAATGTGATAGATATGATGGGGCAGAAGATAGATGAAGAGGTGAAGGCACTCTATTACGCTACTAACTATGAGGTTGAAGAGGCTGTACTTACCCTTAAAAAATACAATGCATTAGTTATAGCGGGACATATCGATAGGCCTTCTTTTTCTGTAATAAGTCAATTAGGTTTTATACCAGAAAATTTGTTTGATGTTTTAGAAATATCTCCTGTATCTGTTAAAAATGTTTTAGATAAAAATGAGTTTAAAGTGAGAGATGTGATTTATAAGGTACCAGAACATATTCCTTTAATAACATCTTCTGATTCGCATTCTGTTGGGGAAATAGGATTTGTAAAAACTGGATTTTATATAGACAGTCTGACCTTTAATGGTCTAAAGGAAGCGATAAAAAGAAAACCTATTATGGAGGTATGCCAATATTGA
- the dusB gene encoding tRNA dihydrouridine synthase DusB, with protein MKIGKYEIEKPLFLAPMDDITDYPFRNICKEWGADVVITEFVSAEAVIRNVDRSLKKMNFSEQERPIGIQLYGNAESSMANATRTAESFNPDFIDINAGCWVKKIVNRGDGAGLLKDLKKLKRVLSEVKSNTGLPVTLKTRLGWDDSNINIFDVLEIAYTIGIDFITVHLRTRQQGLKGDVDWSWIPKIKERTRIPFVANGDIKTPQDVEKCFELGADGVMIGRAAIGNPFLFKRCKLYLKKGEYLPEPNIKERIQWCLIHFRKHIEYYGEQRGVPIFRKFYNGYLHGYPYIGKIRTEIMNLKDAQKIEDVLISVMENPEKASGMVLSDTNE; from the coding sequence ATGAAAATTGGAAAGTATGAAATAGAAAAGCCGTTGTTTCTTGCACCTATGGATGATATAACCGATTATCCCTTTCGTAATATTTGCAAAGAATGGGGTGCTGATGTTGTTATTACTGAATTTGTAAGTGCAGAAGCAGTTATCCGCAATGTGGATAGGTCATTGAAAAAAATGAACTTTAGTGAACAGGAAAGACCTATAGGTATTCAGTTATACGGTAATGCGGAATCATCAATGGCAAATGCGACCAGAACCGCCGAAAGTTTTAATCCAGATTTTATAGATATTAATGCAGGTTGTTGGGTAAAAAAGATAGTAAATAGGGGAGATGGTGCAGGATTGTTAAAAGACCTAAAAAAATTAAAACGGGTTTTGTCTGAGGTAAAGTCAAATACGGGATTGCCTGTTACCTTAAAAACACGGTTGGGTTGGGATGATAGTAATATTAATATCTTTGATGTTTTAGAAATTGCTTATACAATAGGTATTGATTTTATTACAGTACATTTAAGGACGAGACAACAAGGGTTAAAGGGGGATGTGGATTGGTCCTGGATACCTAAAATAAAAGAAAGAACGAGAATTCCTTTTGTTGCTAATGGAGATATAAAAACTCCACAGGATGTTGAAAAATGCTTCGAATTAGGTGCGGATGGAGTTATGATAGGAAGGGCTGCTATTGGTAATCCCTTTTTATTTAAACGATGTAAATTGTATTTGAAAAAAGGAGAATATTTGCCAGAACCAAATATTAAAGAACGAATACAGTGGTGCCTGATACATTTTAGAAAACATATTGAGTATTATGGTGAACAAAGAGGTGTTCCCATATTTAGAAAGTTTTATAATGGCTATTTGCATGGTTATCCTTATATAGGAAAAATACGCACAGAAATTATGAATCTTAAAGATGCACAAAAAATAGAAGACGTATTAATATCAGTTATGGAAAATCCAGAGAAGGCCAGTGGTATGGTTCTTTCTGATACAAATGAATAA
- the araD gene encoding L-ribulose-5-phosphate 4-epimerase AraD, producing the protein MLERLKKEVFEANLQLVQEKLVILTWGNASGIDRERNLVVIKPSGVPYYKLKVRDMVVVDMEGKTIEGDLKPSVDLPIHLAIYRNIPNVGGVVHTHSHFATCWAQARKPIPCLGTTHADYFFGDIPLTELPNTEDYETSIGEQVVKCTLQHGVERCKAVLVPGHGPFVWGENVEKAVETAFVLEQLAEMAYHTVMINNGDITKLEDEYLNKHYERKWGKDAYYGQK; encoded by the coding sequence ATGTTAGAACGATTAAAAAAGGAAGTATTTGAAGCAAATTTGCAATTGGTTCAGGAAAAACTTGTCATTTTAACATGGGGCAATGCCAGCGGAATAGATAGGGAACGTAATTTGGTAGTAATCAAGCCAAGTGGTGTGCCGTATTATAAATTAAAAGTGAGGGATATGGTTGTTGTGGATATGGAAGGAAAAACTATTGAAGGGGATTTAAAACCATCTGTGGATTTGCCTATTCATCTGGCTATATATAGAAATATCCCCAATGTGGGTGGAGTTGTCCACACTCATTCCCATTTTGCAACATGTTGGGCACAAGCAAGAAAACCAATTCCGTGCTTGGGAACTACACATGCAGATTATTTTTTTGGAGATATTCCACTAACTGAATTGCCCAATACGGAAGATTACGAAACTTCTATTGGAGAACAGGTTGTGAAATGCACTTTGCAACATGGTGTGGAAAGATGTAAGGCAGTTCTTGTCCCTGGACATGGACCTTTTGTCTGGGGAGAAAATGTAGAGAAAGCAGTTGAAACAGCCTTTGTTCTTGAACAGTTAGCAGAAATGGCGTACCATACAGTCATGATAAACAATGGGGATATAACAAAATTAGAGGACGAATATTTAAATAAGCATTATGAACGAAAGTGGGGAAAAGATGCGTATTATGGTCAGAAATAA
- a CDS encoding serine kinase — protein sequence MGIKIKDISRQLELSLLTVGLEDVMEREVDYAYVSDLLSDVLANAPKGAVLVTLQTHINVIAVAVHAELTAVIFIQNRMPEKSVIEKAEQEKILLFTSSESAFKVAGTLYQLGLRG from the coding sequence ATGGGTATAAAAATAAAAGATATTTCAAGACAGTTAGAATTAAGTTTACTGACAGTGGGTTTAGAGGATGTGATGGAAAGGGAAGTTGATTATGCCTATGTGTCTGATTTGCTAAGTGATGTTTTAGCGAATGCTCCAAAAGGTGCAGTTCTGGTTACATTGCAAACACATATTAACGTAATTGCGGTTGCGGTTCATGCGGAGTTAACGGCAGTTATTTTTATTCAGAATCGTATGCCAGAGAAAAGTGTAATCGAGAAAGCGGAACAAGAAAAGATATTGTTGTTTACAAGTTCTGAATCTGCGTTTAAAGTTGCTGGGACATTATATCAATTAGGATTGAGAGGATAA
- a CDS encoding alpha/beta hydrolase gives MYTFSLFAKYIFPNILYQRTSYIYRTPAYYNWKYEDIFATVDKGKTHGWYIPVEGSKGIVLFSHGNAGNIADRLESVGIFRKLGLSVLVYDYGGYGQSTGKPSEERCCNDALAMWRYLIEKKGYSPRNIILFGRSLGGAVTADLATKVGCAGVILESTFLSTIDVAKDVFSWFPERFAKRNEFCTKKKVKNIKSPVLVIHSPQDTIIKYYHGKKIFELLECEKEFLEITGDHNEGFIITGDKYINGLKNFVEKVLNSSV, from the coding sequence ATGTATACATTTTCGTTATTTGCTAAATATATCTTTCCAAATATACTTTATCAAAGAACATCTTATATTTATAGAACGCCTGCTTACTATAACTGGAAATATGAAGATATATTTGCTACTGTTGATAAAGGAAAAACACACGGTTGGTATATCCCTGTTGAAGGTTCAAAAGGGATTGTTCTTTTCTCTCATGGAAATGCAGGGAATATTGCAGACCGATTGGAATCGGTAGGTATTTTTCGCAAGTTAGGTTTAAGCGTTTTAGTGTATGATTATGGTGGATATGGTCAGTCAACAGGAAAACCTTCAGAAGAGAGATGTTGTAACGATGCATTAGCAATGTGGAGGTATTTAATAGAAAAAAAGGGATATTCACCAAGGAATATAATTCTTTTTGGCCGTTCTTTAGGTGGTGCGGTAACGGCAGATTTAGCGACGAAGGTAGGTTGTGCGGGGGTAATCCTTGAAAGTACGTTCCTTTCAACAATTGATGTGGCGAAAGATGTCTTTTCATGGTTTCCAGAGCGGTTTGCGAAGAGGAATGAGTTTTGTACGAAAAAGAAAGTGAAAAACATTAAATCTCCTGTTTTAGTTATACATAGTCCACAGGATACTATTATCAAGTATTATCACGGTAAAAAAATATTTGAATTATTGGAATGTGAGAAGGAATTTTTGGAGATTACAGGTGACCATAATGAGGGGTTTATTATAACGGGAGATAAATATATCAATGGGTTGAAAAATTTTGTAGAAAAAGTATTAAATTCATCGGTGTAA
- the thiC gene encoding phosphomethylpyrimidine synthase ThiC: MKKFIENSILKSKIQKDYVNIEGKVFNFLIPVKKIKISERIISEEMKRNDLSQIPEYYIYDTSGPYKNTEDSGDFQKGIIKVRDRWVSLRGEIQTFQKGNKTIRKAKHGKRVTQRYYAKKGIITPEMEYVAYRESIEITQNKMWIEWLWKERAEEIIEKAIISPEWVCQQVAEGKIIIPANINHLELEPMGIGQGLRTKINANIGNSSIRSGMKEEVEKMIWAVMCGADTVMDLSTGEGIESIREAIIRNSPVPIGTVPIYEALEKVEGKPENITWELYRDVLIQQAEQGVDYVTIHAGLLEEHLPLVGKRLAGIVSRGGAIIARWMKVHKQQNFTYTHWDEICEILSTYDVAVSIGDGLRPGCIYDANDEAQFAELKVQSELAKRAEKFDVQVMHEGPGHIPMNKILENINIQKDWCNSAPFYTLGPVVTDIATGYDHISSAIGATLIGSAGTAMLCYVTPKEHIGLPDRDDVREGVITYRISAHASDIAKGLPSALLRDCLMALARVKFSWEDQFALALDPEKSLRMFMESNPCIKENGGDKINQNYCTMCGPKFCAMKLSKTDE, translated from the coding sequence ATGAAGAAGTTTATTGAAAATAGTATTTTAAAATCTAAAATCCAAAAGGATTATGTCAATATAGAAGGGAAGGTGTTTAATTTTTTAATACCTGTTAAGAAAATAAAAATTAGTGAACGTATTATTTCGGAAGAAATGAAAAGGAATGATTTGTCACAGATACCTGAATACTATATTTATGACACATCAGGACCTTATAAGAATACAGAAGATTCGGGTGATTTTCAAAAAGGGATAATAAAAGTAAGGGATAGATGGGTAAGTTTGAGGGGAGAAATACAAACATTTCAAAAAGGAAATAAAACAATACGAAAGGCGAAACATGGGAAACGGGTAACTCAACGGTACTATGCAAAGAAAGGCATTATTACTCCTGAGATGGAATATGTGGCGTATCGGGAAAGTATTGAGATAACACAAAACAAAATGTGGATTGAATGGTTATGGAAAGAAAGGGCAGAGGAAATTATAGAGAAGGCAATCATTTCTCCAGAATGGGTTTGTCAACAAGTGGCAGAAGGGAAAATTATTATCCCCGCAAATATTAATCACCTTGAATTGGAACCTATGGGAATTGGACAGGGGTTACGAACAAAAATTAATGCTAATATAGGCAATTCATCTATTCGAAGCGGAATGAAGGAGGAAGTTGAAAAGATGATTTGGGCGGTGATGTGTGGTGCTGATACTGTTATGGATTTGAGCACAGGTGAAGGAATTGAGTCTATTAGGGAAGCGATAATTCGAAATTCACCTGTTCCTATAGGGACGGTGCCAATTTATGAAGCACTGGAGAAAGTAGAAGGGAAACCTGAAAATATTACATGGGAATTGTATCGTGATGTCCTAATTCAACAAGCAGAGCAGGGGGTAGATTATGTTACGATACATGCAGGGTTATTGGAAGAACATTTGCCATTAGTAGGAAAACGACTTGCAGGAATTGTTAGTCGTGGGGGTGCAATTATTGCACGGTGGATGAAGGTACATAAACAACAAAATTTTACATATACCCATTGGGATGAAATTTGTGAGATTTTATCTACCTATGATGTAGCAGTCTCAATAGGTGACGGTTTGAGACCTGGGTGTATTTATGATGCAAACGATGAGGCACAATTTGCGGAGTTGAAGGTTCAGAGCGAACTTGCAAAAAGAGCAGAAAAGTTTGATGTGCAGGTAATGCACGAAGGACCAGGACATATTCCTATGAATAAAATTCTGGAGAATATTAATATTCAAAAAGACTGGTGCAATTCTGCTCCATTTTATACATTAGGTCCAGTGGTAACTGATATTGCGACAGGTTATGACCATATTAGTTCTGCTATCGGTGCTACGCTTATTGGTTCTGCAGGGACTGCAATGTTATGTTATGTAACGCCGAAAGAACATATCGGATTGCCAGATAGGGATGATGTAAGGGAAGGGGTAATTACATATAGAATATCGGCTCATGCCTCAGATATTGCCAAAGGTTTGCCTTCCGCTTTGCTTCGAGATTGTCTTATGGCATTGGCAAGAGTTAAATTTTCATGGGAAGACCAGTTTGCTCTTGCATTAGACCCTGAAAAGTCATTAAGAATGTTTATGGAAAGTAATCCGTGTATCAAGGAGAACGGGGGAGATAAAATAAATCAAAACTATTGCACCATGTGTGGACCTAAGTTTTGTGCAATGAAACTTTCTAAAACAGACGAGTAG
- a CDS encoding ATP-binding protein: protein MPILIEISLHILDLLENSINAGADKIWITIDVNENEDMYSVCVEDNGKGFSIEAEQILDPFYTTKSSKIVGLGLSLARDSAEQSGGKIEIGKSEKLGGAKVVLTFQISHIDRVPMGDLGNTISGIFLTNPNVNINIHIIKDNQHLLLIDTNEYKNMCRLNNELECSQRIAYEINEVVKKLGI from the coding sequence ATGCCAATATTGATAGAAATATCTCTACATATACTTGATTTGTTAGAAAATTCTATTAATGCGGGTGCAGATAAAATATGGATTACTATCGATGTTAATGAAAATGAGGATATGTATTCGGTGTGTGTTGAAGATAACGGTAAAGGTTTTAGTATAGAGGCAGAACAGATATTAGACCCATTCTATACAACAAAATCATCAAAGATAGTGGGATTGGGATTGAGTTTGGCAAGGGATTCTGCGGAACAATCAGGAGGGAAGATAGAAATAGGTAAAAGTGAAAAATTAGGAGGTGCTAAGGTAGTATTAACTTTTCAAATATCACATATAGATAGAGTTCCGATGGGGGATTTAGGTAATACGATATCTGGAATATTTTTAACCAACCCAAATGTCAATATAAATATCCACATCATTAAAGATAATCAACATTTATTATTAATAGACACAAATGAATATAAGAATATGTGTAGATTAAATAATGAATTAGAATGTTCCCAAAGAATTGCTTATGAAATAAATGAAGTTGTGAAGAAATTAGGTATTTAA
- the valS gene encoding valine--tRNA ligase codes for MDLPKNYDVKRIEENWIKTWKETGIYCWDPSKTREQTFVVDTPPPTVSGSLHVGHMFSYSHQDFIVRYQRMKGKNIFFPIGWDDNGLPTERRVQNYLNVRCEPSMSYDPNLKVSPGKKGTPPLPVSRKNFIELCDQVIVEDEKAFRNLWTRLGMSYDWDLEYATIDRHCRLISQASFIELYKKGEIYQEERPVLWDVDYQTAIAQAELVDKEVASAFYYFRFPFPDSDEYLVIATTRPELLPACVAVLVHPNDERYNKYIGRTILTPLFHVPVPIMADEKAEPEKGTGVVMVCTFGDQTDVEWWKQFNLPLRQIVARNGTLLHIEFVDIDEKTKTSSNTGHLIVPSKNPQKANEVYSRMQGLYTGNAKKIIVEIANQIEGIIDRPETQITHAVRFFEKGDRPLEIVPTRQWYTRIIDKKEALIEQGKKIKWHPDYMYKRYEHWVEGLNQDWCLSRQRFFGVPIPVWYPINEDGEIVYSKPIIPEIKDLPIDPLSDVPSGYTEEQRDKRNGFTGEPDVLDTWATSSLTPQIATHWFLNPERHKKLFPMDIRPQAHDIIRTWAFYTIVKAYLHDGDIPWKNVVLSGWILDPDRKKMSKSHGNVVTPEPLIEQHGADSVRYWSAKARLGVDTAYDEQAFKVGRKLCTKLFNASKFAIMQLQNVDRGLLKKESIQNPIDIAVINELKVCIQRATTSFEEFDYAQALMLTEEFFWSVFCDNYLEIIKPRVYQAELSDERISACSALRLIHRAVIRLFAPYLPYITEEVWSWEYSNDKDMASSIHKSPWPSVKEFDGVPTTPYPELYEVLISLINPIRKAKADANISLAAPVTKIEVKCPSAMNKVCQILLKDVVAMLHVNECNIIEGNEKIEVLVHI; via the coding sequence ATGGATTTACCTAAAAATTATGATGTAAAGAGAATTGAAGAAAACTGGATAAAGACATGGAAAGAGACGGGGATATATTGTTGGGACCCTTCAAAAACACGTGAACAGACTTTTGTTGTAGATACGCCTCCCCCAACTGTGAGCGGTTCTTTGCATGTAGGGCATATGTTTAGTTATTCCCATCAAGATTTTATTGTTCGGTATCAAAGAATGAAAGGTAAAAATATATTCTTCCCGATAGGGTGGGATGATAATGGATTGCCAACAGAAAGACGAGTGCAAAATTACCTTAATGTTCGTTGCGAACCTTCGATGTCTTATGACCCTAACCTTAAAGTATCCCCTGGTAAAAAGGGAACACCACCTCTACCCGTAAGTCGTAAAAATTTTATTGAGTTGTGTGACCAAGTTATTGTTGAAGATGAAAAGGCATTTCGGAACTTATGGACACGACTCGGAATGAGCTATGACTGGGACCTTGAATACGCAACGATTGACCGACATTGCCGTTTAATTTCTCAGGCGAGTTTTATTGAACTTTATAAAAAAGGGGAGATATATCAGGAAGAAAGGCCTGTTTTATGGGATGTAGATTATCAAACTGCTATTGCTCAAGCGGAACTTGTAGATAAGGAAGTTGCTTCTGCTTTTTACTACTTTCGATTCCCTTTTCCTGATAGTGATGAATATCTTGTGATAGCAACTACACGACCGGAATTACTTCCGGCGTGTGTAGCGGTTTTAGTTCATCCAAACGATGAGAGGTATAACAAATACATAGGGAGAACAATTTTAACACCATTGTTTCATGTTCCTGTTCCTATTATGGCAGATGAAAAAGCGGAGCCAGAGAAGGGAACGGGGGTTGTTATGGTATGTACTTTTGGTGACCAGACAGATGTGGAGTGGTGGAAACAATTTAATTTGCCTCTGCGACAAATTGTGGCGAGGAATGGAACTTTGTTGCATATTGAGTTTGTAGATATTGATGAAAAAACGAAGACTTCTTCGAATACAGGGCATCTGATTGTTCCTTCAAAGAATCCACAAAAAGCCAATGAAGTTTATTCCAGAATGCAAGGACTATATACGGGAAATGCCAAGAAGATTATTGTAGAAATTGCGAATCAAATAGAGGGTATAATTGACCGTCCCGAAACGCAGATTACCCATGCGGTTCGTTTCTTTGAAAAAGGTGACCGACCTTTAGAAATTGTTCCGACACGGCAGTGGTATACCCGAATCATCGATAAAAAAGAGGCACTTATTGAGCAAGGTAAAAAAATAAAATGGCATCCTGATTATATGTACAAACGGTATGAACACTGGGTCGAAGGATTAAATCAGGATTGGTGTTTGAGCAGGCAGAGATTTTTTGGTGTTCCTATTCCCGTATGGTATCCGATAAATGAAGATGGAGAAATAGTATATAGTAAGCCAATTATACCTGAAATAAAAGATTTGCCAATTGACCCATTGTCAGATGTCCCTTCTGGTTATACGGAAGAACAAAGAGATAAGCGGAATGGTTTTACAGGAGAACCAGACGTCTTAGATACATGGGCAACAAGTTCGCTTACACCACAGATAGCAACGCATTGGTTTTTAAATCCAGAACGACATAAAAAATTGTTTCCAATGGACATACGTCCACAAGCCCATGATATTATTCGCACATGGGCGTTTTATACAATCGTAAAAGCATATCTTCATGATGGCGATATCCCATGGAAGAATGTTGTTTTGAGTGGTTGGATATTAGACCCTGACCGTAAAAAAATGTCAAAGAGTCATGGGAATGTAGTAACTCCTGAACCACTGATTGAACAACATGGAGCTGATAGTGTTCGGTATTGGTCAGCTAAAGCCCGATTGGGGGTGGATACTGCTTATGATGAACAGGCTTTTAAGGTGGGTAGGAAATTATGCACAAAATTATTTAATGCAAGTAAATTTGCAATTATGCAACTCCAAAATGTGGATAGGGGGTTGCTTAAGAAAGAATCTATCCAAAACCCAATAGATATTGCTGTTATAAATGAATTGAAAGTGTGTATTCAAAGGGCAACAACCAGTTTTGAAGAATTTGATTATGCTCAAGCCTTAATGTTGACAGAAGAATTTTTCTGGAGTGTTTTTTGTGATAATTATTTGGAAATTATAAAGCCTCGTGTATATCAGGCAGAATTAAGCGATGAACGAATTTCTGCATGTAGTGCGTTGCGACTTATACATCGTGCTGTTATTCGTTTGTTTGCTCCATATTTGCCCTATATAACTGAAGAGGTCTGGAGTTGGGAATACTCGAATGATAAAGATATGGCAAGTTCTATTCATAAAAGTCCATGGCCATCTGTGAAAGAATTTGATGGAGTACCTACTACTCCATATCCAGAATTATATGAGGTTCTTATTTCTCTAATTAATCCTATTAGAAAAGCGAAAGCCGATGCGAATATAAGTTTAGCGGCACCTGTTACAAAGATAGAAGTTAAGTGTCCATCAGCAATGAATAAAGTATGTCAAATATTACTAAAAGATGTTGTTGCGATGCTTCATGTAAATGAATGCAATATTATCGAAGGGAATGAGAAGATAGAAGTTCTTGTTCATATCTAA